CCCGTGTCCATTACTACCTTACTACCACCAGCCCTCAAAATACTGGCTAACCTATAACCAAGAGATAAGTAATTCTTCTCATTACTTAGGACGTACACGTAGTAATCAATTTGCGGAAGTCCACGTTTAAGCGAACCCCTCTGCTCAAGAACCTCCAATAGTCTCTCAATACCCATGGCGAACCCCGAGGCAGGCATTGGCTTACCACTATAAATCTCGATTAAATTATCATACCTACCACCACCACCAACTGATAACTTATAATCAGTCACGTACATTTCAAAGACAATACCTGTGTAGTAGTCAAGCCCCCTGACAATACCCATGTCTAGGTCCATGTAACTACGTATACCATACATATCAAGAAACTCCATTAACTCATTGTAATACTTAATGAAATCGTCACTAACACCAAGTTCCCTGAATGAGCCAATCGCCTTATCAAGACTCTCGCTCGTGTTAGCCAGTCTAAGAACCTCCTGTGCCGTATCATTACTTAACTCAAGATTCCTCAGCATCTCCAGGAGCTCCTCATCAGGCACCTTACCCCTCTTATCCATAATCCTAAGCACACTGGGTTTTACATCGCTTGGGATGCCGAACTTACTCAGTAATTGTTCAATGATTCTCCTATCATTTATCCTAATCCTGAAATCACCAATATCAAGTGACCTAAGTGCTTCAACACCAACCGCGAGTATTTCAGCATCAGCCCTAATACTGGATGATCCTATGAACTCAATACCGAACTGGTGGAACTCCCTATACCTACCGTGTTGAGGCTCATCATAACGCCAAACCTTCGTAATATAATACCACCTAATTGGTTTAGGTACATCAACCCTATATGAAATAACCCTTGCCACAGGCACCGTCATATCAAACCTAAGCCCAACCTCTCTACCAGCCTTATCCTTGAAGTAGTAAATCTCGTTAATTACGTCCTCACCGGCCTTAGCCTTAAGTATCTCATAATACTCGAGGGCTGGCGTCTCAACCCTTAGGTAGCCAAAGGACTCAGCAACCCTAGCCAACTTATCAAAGACTTGAAACATTGGGTAGTACTCCTCGGGTGTTAAATCTCTCATTCCCCTGACAGGCCTAAGGTCTTTATCGTCAAATACCACAGAATCAGCGATATAGAGGCTAAATAAAAACTTTCGTATTCATAATGAGGCTAGGGCAAGGACTAGGAAGTTAATGTGAGTTAATACATACATTAATAGGCCAAGGGTTATAGGCACTATAAAGGGTATGTGATATGAGGTTAGTACCGGTGTATCAATACTGATTCTGCCCTGGGAAAGCCATTCAATTAGTGATTCCCTTGGATCCTCAACGTCAAGACCAAGCCTAATCACTGGTTGAAACTCATTACCAATAAGTACCTGGGATATCGCGTAATTATTGGGGTTCCTAAACACCCTATGTGCGGGTACGCACATGAGCGTTATTAAGTATATTAACTTATTGAATCCCTTAACCCTGGCCAAGGCCTCGCAATTACTGCCGTACCTAATATTCTGAATAACATTGTAGGGTATGTACATTATTAGGGCTATGATTAATGAATTAATTAGTACTGATAATGGTGTGATGTTTATTACGGTCAATGCCATGTTTGATGCCGAGATTGTCGGTATTGATGCCGAGATAAAGGCTATTGATTTAGAATCAGCACCACCCATAGCCCTTAACCAATAAGCCATAAATGCGAACGCTGAACCAATAACCACACCAATGATGTATAGGAGTAATTGACCCAATACGAATACTGAGTATAGACCAAGCGGTATGCATATTATTGAGCCTATTATCCACGTCCAATCACTAATCTCCCTAGTCATTAAGTCCTGTATTGACGCTATTATTTGAATAATTATAGCGAATACGTAATCCACAGTGAGTAATAAATATGCATTAATCATTATGTCATGGGAATAACCACCCTCCCTTTAAGATTAATGTTTGATAAATACTAGCCACATGTATAGTGGGTAATAAATTAAAAGGATTCTTAATGATTGATTACTATGTCAAGGAGAGTTGCAATTATCGGAGTTGGTTGGTACGGGTTTAGGCCCGTGGTTGAGGAAGCGTCGTTTAGGGAGATGATGTTTGAAGCTGCAGCCCGCGCCTATGAGGATGCTGGCGGCATAAACCCAAGAACTGATATTGACGCATTCGCCAGCTGCCAGGAGGACTTCTGGGAGGGCATTGCAATAGCTGATGAATTCGCCCCAGAACCCATTGGCGGTGCATTAAAGCCCGTATTCACAACACCTGGTGATGGTCTTCAATGCGTGGCTAATGCATATATGATGATTAAGACAGGGCAATTCGACGTAGTTGTTGCCGAGTCACATGCAAAACCTAGTGATATTGCCAATATGCATGATGTTATGCTCTTCGGCATGGACCCATTAACTGTTAGGGCAATAAACACACCTAACTACCATGCATTAGCAGCACTGGAGGCTCAGGCATACATGTCGCGCTATAATGTAACTAGGGAGGCATTGGCGTACGTGGTGGTTAAGGACAGGAGAAACGCCCTCTATAACGAGAGAGCTAGTTATGGCGCTAATTTAACCATTGACGAAGTCCTGAGTTCACCATACACAGTATCACCACTGACTAAACTCGATATTGCGCCTTTTGTTGATGCATCGGTCGTTGTTGTTCTCGCGGGCGAGGACGTTGCAAGAAGGTACACGGATACGCCCGTGTGGGTTGATGGTATTCATTGGATTACTGAGGATCCGTCCCTTGAATTCCATAGTTGGGAATTTCCAATGCACGCAATGAAGGCTGCCGAGGCAGCGTATAAAATAGCTGGTATTCAGGACCCAATTAAGGAACTGCACTTCGCAGAGGTTGACTCGAGGTATAGCTTCAAGGAACTACAATTCATAGAGGCGTTAAAGCTTGCCCCAATCGGTGAAGCCCATAAACTACTCCTAGAGGGCGCCTTTGATAGGGATGGTCTATTCCCAGTAAACCCAAGCGGTGGCGCACTTGGTGAGGGTGTTCCGCTCGAGGTTCATGGCCTCGCCAGGTTAGTTAATGCCGTACTTCAATTAAGGGGTGAGGCTGGCAGAATGCAGTTGAATAGGGCTGAAAGGGCTGTTGTTCATTCATGGCGTGGCGTACCAACCACCACAAGTGTCGTTGCTGTGTTAAGTAGGTGATCGGTAATGCTTAAGAATCAAGTCATGGGTGGTAATTTATGAGTAGGAACATTTACGTAAAGCACAGGCCTGCAGTAATTGGTGCAGGACTAACATTATTTAGGAGGAGGATGCTCGAGACTCCTAAGGAGCTTGCTTGGATAGCCGCTAAGCAAGCGCTTGATGAGGCTGGGCTTACGCTTAAGGATATTGATTGCGTGGTAATAGGTTCGGCGCCGGACACGTTTGATGGAGTCCACTTTAAAGGTGAATATCTAGCCGATGGTTCCGGTGGTGTTGGTAAACCAACGATGAGGGTTTTCGTTGGCGGTGCTACCGGCGTAATGGTACCAATAGCCGCCTGGTGGCATGTAGCAAGTGGGCATTGCAAGACTGTGCTAGCCGTCGCTGAGGAGAAAATGAGTAGCGCCGATATACCGCATCCACAAGCGGTCTTTAGGTACATATGGGATCCGATCACTGAGGTGCCACTACAGCCGAATTTAATTTGGATATTCGCAATGGAAATGCATAGGTACATGTATAAGTGCGGTGCTAAGAAGGAGGATATAGCTCTAGTCAGCGTTAAGAATAAGCGTAATGCCCTCGATCATCCAGCGGCCCAGGTGGCGGCGAACATAACGGTGGATGATGTATTGAAGAGCGAGATGTTGGTATGGCCTGTTCAGTTACTCGATATCTCACCAGTAAGTGATGGTGCTGCGGCATTCATAGTAGCCAGTGAGGATGTTGCAAGGAGACAAACTGATACGCCGGTTTGGATTGATGGCGTTGGTTGGACCTTGGACACAACATCCTGGACAAACAGGGACCTGGCGTTTCCAGAATATGCTAATGTTGCTGCTCAGATGGCTTATAGAATGGCCGGTATTACGAATCCGAGGAGAGAGATTGATGTTGCTGAGGTCTACGATCCATTTGACTACAAGGAGCTGCATCACATGGAGGGGCTTGGGCTCGCCAAGAAGTGCGAGGCGCCGAAACTAACTAAGGAAGGCGTTACCCAGAGGGATGGTGACTTACCAATAAATCCATCAGGTGGATTACTCGGTGTCGGTAATCCAATAGCCGCTGCCGGCACAATGAAGGTGGCAGAGATATACTGGCAATTAGCTGGGAAAGCAGGTAAGAGACAAGTAAGGAAGCCAGCATATACGGGTCTTGCCCATGCCTGGGGCGACCTAATGCAAGCGAGCACAGTAGTAGTAATGAGGGTATAAAACAAGTTGATCCTTACCAATCTCATCATTCAATATAATAATTTTCTTTGGTTTTCCTTTGTCATAACTTCTATTTCCTCCCTGGTAAAGCCTTCATTCATTAGTTGCTCAATGAACTTAGCATAGCCCCGTGGCGGTGGCTCATTATGGACCTGACCTAAATCCGTTGATAGTATGTTCCTCTCAACACCGGTTTCCCTAATGGCCTTCACAACATCATTAATACTTGCCCTACCCGCTAGAACTGATTGATAGCATCTCTCAAAGTAGACACTGTAATTGGCTAATTCCCTCTGTTGCTCAATACTGTACTTAGTCATTGGAAATTCAGGATGAGTAACAATTATCTTCCTAACGCCACGCTCCGCAGCCCTCTTAACTAATTGCATACCCTCACTAGGGCTTAAGTGGCCTGTGGCAAGTATCATGTTGAATTCTTTAATTAAGTCTAGGATCTCATCAACCTCAGGCTTAATCCTACCATCCTCATCAAAAATACTTAACGCATTACCCAGCAAGCCCCTTTCATAAAGCTCAAGCTGTGCCCTAGCCCATGCCGGTGGGTTGGGCTTGTCACGCCAATTAAGTAATGAGGACCTCTCATTTGCCGAGTCAACGGTTGGGAACCAAACAATCTTAGCCCCTGATCGACCAGCCACATACACAATCCTTGGATTTAAGCCGCCAACTGAATTATTGAGCACAACACCTCCAAAGATCTCAATGTCCTCCACAATCTTCCTAACCAGGTAGGCTCTATCATAAGTCGGTGAGTAATGATTCTTGATAATGAAACCACCAAAACCATAATCCCTATATAGTCTTGCTAAATCTACGTCATCAAGGAGCCTAGGTACAATATCAGGTGCGCTATGAACATGAAAATCAAATGCACCCCTCAATAAATCCCTAGTATTAATCATAATCATTATCAGCCGAAAATAATGCGTTATTTATATTTATCATTAATTTGGCGGTAAAATTATAAAGGTATGATTGATTTTACGTTTCGATAATTTATGGCAGTTGTTGCTGTTGATGTTGGTGGCACATTTACGGATTTCGTAATCCTTAAGAGCGACGGAACCATATACTCGATTAAGATCCTCAGTACTCCGAGGAGCCCTGAGGTTGCGGTGCTCGATGGTTTAAGGAGGATTAGGGAACCAATTTCCGAGGTTCTTCATGCAACTACTATTGGTACGAACACACTGCTTGGGCAGGTTGGTCTTGAAATTCCTAAGGTGGCGTTGTTCACTACGAAGGGCTTTAGGGACGTTATTGAGATCGGCCGTCAAAACAGACCTAGGCTTTATGACTTGTTCTTCGATAAGCCGAGGCCCCTAGTCCCTAGGGAGCTTAGGTTTGAGGTTGATGAGAGGGTTTTGGCTGACGGCACCGTGGCTAAGCAGGTTGATCCTAGGGCGGTTGAGGAGTACGCTGTTAAAGCTAGGTCAATGGGTGTTGTCAGTGTGGCTGTTTCATACCTTCACTCATACATTAACCCAGTCAATGAGGAGGTTACGGGTGATGTACTTAGGAAGTACTTTAGGTACGTTAGTTTATCGAGTAAGATAGCCCCTGAGCCTAGGGAGTATGAGAGGACCTCGACAACGGTTGTTAACGCCGTTCTCATGCCAATAGTCAGTGAGTACATAGCCAGGTTCTCTGAGGGCCTTAAGGAGCTCAACATTGACAGGTTCTACATAATGTCCAGCGCAGGTGGTCTCATAGACGCTAATGAAGCTATGGAGAGACCCGTGCAATTAATCGAGTCTGGTCCTGCAGCTGGCGCTGTGGCTGTTGCGGAGTTCTCGAGGTTAATCGGTGCTGAGAATATTATCGGCTTTGACATGGGTGGCACCACGGCTAAGGCATCCTCAATACTCAAGCACGAACCTGAGGTTACGACAGAGTACGAAGTAGGTGGTGAAGCCCATCACGGCAGGTTAATCAAAGGAAGTGGTTACCCAGTTAGGTTCCCATTCATTGACCTAGCGGAAGTTTCGAGTGGCGGTGGAACGATTATTTGGCGCGATGAAGCTGGAGCCCTCAGGGTTGGTCCGATCAGTGCTGGTGCCGATCCAGGGCCCATATGCTATGGTAGGGGTGGTAGGGAGTCGACATTGACGGATGCTAATGTGGCTCTTGGCAGGATTGGCGAGTACCTACTAGGCGGTGAGATGAGGCTTGATAGGGATGCCGCGATTAAGGGCTTGTCGAGGCTTGGTGATCCTATTAACGTGGCTCTTGAGGCCATTAGGTTGGCGACTATTGAGATGGCTAGGGCTGTTAGGCTTGTGACTGTTGAGAGGGGTCTTGACCCGAGGGACTTCACGTTGATGGCCTTTGGTGGCGCTGGTCCTCAGTTTGCGCCCTACATAGCCGAGGAGTTGGGTATTAATTCCGTGATCGTGCCGCCGGAGCCAGGCGCCTTCAGTGCCCTTGGCCTGTTAATGGCTGATGAGAGGTTTGAGGTTAGGGCGTCATTCCCAAGGAATCTTGAGGATGAGTTTAGGAGACTTGAGGATGAGTTGCTTAGTAGGTTGGGTAGGGTTGATTACTTCCTTAGGTATGCGGATGTTAGGTATATTGGGCAGGGTTGGGAGTTAACAATACCTGTTGGTAAGCCAGCAAGTATGGGCGATGTTGAGAAAGCGTTTAATGATAGGCACTACGCAACGTACGGCTTCAAACTGAATAAGCCCATTGAGGTCGTTACCATTAGGGTATTCGCGGTAATAACGAGGATTAAACCAAGGTTTAAGGCGACAAAGGCTGAGGGTGAGGCTAAGCCGAGGAGTTTCAGGAAGGTATTCTTTGATGAATGGATTGAGGTACCAATTTATTGGCGTGAGGAAATACCCACTGGGCAGGTTATTGATGGACCAGCCATAATTGAGGAGTACGGATCAACAATAGTGATTCCACCGAGGTGGAAGGCCGCGGTTGGTAAGCATGGCGAGGTAAGGATTATGCACTAACTTTAGTGCTAAACAGCCCTTATGAATATTCCCTACCTAAAACAAGGACTATACTCAATTCCCCAGCTCTCTTCCTTAAGTACTCAGCTACCTGCTCTGGTGCAGATTCTACGGCAAGCACTAAGGCAATAGCCTTCTTACCAAAGAATTTCTCTGCTGTCTTGGCATTATCAAGGAGCTTCTTCAACTCTCTCTCAGCTTCCTCAACAGAGCTAACCTTAATCGTGGCCTCACCAACAACTAGTGGGTCGTAGCAAACCACGTCAATCTCCTTGAATCCATCCACGGGTATTGTCACGTTAACCTTAACATCACATGAAACACCCTTAGTTGAAAGCCACTCCCTAATCCAATGCGCCGTATAATACTCATAGGATCCACCAATTGAATCCCTTATTTCCCTCAATGCGCTCATCATCCAATTATTAAACTTAAACTGCTCCTCCCACCTACTGAGGTTTTCCTGCCATAGCTTCCAGTTTTGCTCCCACATCTTAAAATTCATCTCCCATCTTTTTTCGTTTTCTTGCCATCTTTTCTCCTGCTCCTCCCTGAAGGTTTTTAGTTCCTGCCATAACCTCTCGATCTCCCTCCAAGCCTTTTCCTGGCTCTCCCTTAATGCCCTTATCTCCTGCCAAAGCCTCTCCTGATCCTCCCTTAATGATTTAATCTCCTGCCATATCTTGTTGTTTTCCTCCCATAGTTTGTTTTGGTTTTCCCAAAGTTTTTCCTCGTTCTCGGTAAGCCTCTGGACTGCCTCGAGAACCTTGTTCAAAACCTCCATCATCACTGACTGATTCTTGACCAAACCACCCACAGCATCAACCAACCGCCTAAGGGAAGACTGAACATCAGAAATACCCAAAAGCCCAATAACAGCAAGCCTAAAAACCTCATCCTCCCTCAACAAACGCAAAACCTCATCACGAAGATCTTTACTCATCACTATTTATATCACTGAAGAATTAATAAGCCTACTGGACTGATGTCGGTGTGCTGAATTTAGTAATTGTATCTTAATTAATGAATAACATAGTTAATATTTATTAATAAGCATGTTATTGGAACAATGATGATCAATTACTGGGAGGATCTACAGAGGATCAGGAGTAAAAGACCACTTATACATCATTTGATGAATTACGTAGTGATGAATGATGCGGCTAATGTAACGCTCGCTGTTGGTGCGTCGCCAATAATGGCTCATGCTAGGGAGGAGGTTGAGGAGTTGGCTGCTAAGGCTGATGCCCTGTATATAAACATCGGTACACTCGATGATAGGTGGATAGAGTCCTTCCTATTGGCTGGTAAGGCCGCCAATAAGAATAATGTGCCAGTACTCCTAGACCCAGTTGGCGCCGGTGCAACTAGGCTTAGGACAGAGACCGTGCTTAGGATACTTAATGAAGTCGAGGTTAGTGTGCTTAAGGGGAATGGAGGCGAGATGATGACGTTAGCCGGTGTGGTGGGCATGATTAAAGGCGTTGACTCACTGGGTGAGGCTAATCTTGAGATTGCTGAGAGGTTGGCTAGGGAGTATGGTGTTACGGCAGTAATTACAGGCCCCAGGGATTACGTGTCTGACGGTAAGAGGGGCGCCATTGTTAGTAATGGTACGCCCATGTTACAGTACATAACTGGCAGTGGCTGTATGGTTGGTTCTGTAATCGCAAGTTTCATGGCCATTAACAAAGACCTCCTGATTGCCTCAGTGGAGGGCTTAGTCACGTTTGAAATAGCTGCAGAGAAGGCGGAGAAAAAATCCTCAGGGCCCGCATCATTAAAGGTAAATTTAATTGATGAATTATACAATATGAAATCCAGTGATTATGAACTAGCCAAGATCGAATTTAAAGAGTAAGTACACTGAGATAATCAATAAGGAATTCCTTAAAACGCAGCAATCCCGCTATTAATTGATGAAGGCAGTTGTCGTTTATGATAAGGGTAAGTACGAGATACGTGATATACCAATGCCAAGACTTAACGATGGTGACGTATTAATAAAGATAAACTACGCAGCACTATGCTACCGTGATCTACTTCAACTCGCTGGTTACTACCCAAGAATGAAGTATCCCGTTATCTTAGGCCATGAAGCCGTTGGTGTCGTAGTTGAATCAAGGGACCCAAGGTTTAAGCCAGGTGATAGGGTAGTACCACTGCTTCATGAGCCAGATGGCGCCTGTGAATTCTGCATGCGTGGACTTGATTCATACTGCATCAATGCGCTTAGTTATGGTGAGAACATTGATGGGTTCTTCGCAGAGTACGCCAGAGTATCAGCTAATGCATTGGTTAAGGTGCCTAGTGGAGTCCCCGATGAATTAGCAGCATTCACCCCCTGCGTCATAGCCATGGTTTACAAGGGTCTCAAGAGGGCAGGGTTAATGCATGGTGAGACCGTCGTAGTGACTGGAGCGAGCGGTGGTGTCGGTATTCACGCAATCCAGCTAGCCAGGGCATTGGGCGCCAGGGTTATTGCAATTACCAGATCGCCTGATAAGGCCAAATTCATTAAACAGTTTGCGGATGAAACTACCACTGAGCAGAGGTTTAGTAAGGTTGTTAAGGACCTAACAAATAACGTAGGTGCGGATATAGTGATTGAAGCCGTAGGAACGCCTACCCTTGAGGAATCACTAAGAAGTCTACGTAATGGAGGTCGTATAATAATCATTGGTAATGTAAACCCTGATGAGAGTTATTCATTAAGGCTTGGTTACTTAATAATGAAGGATATAGCGATTATTGGGAACGTTAGATCACATAAATCTGACGTTGCCGAAACATTTAAAGTATTAAGCCGTGGATTGATTAAGCCCATCATAGCTTCTACATACTCATTGGATAAATTTAATGATGCCTTGGAATTTATGAGAAATAATTCTAGGATCGGTAAGGTACTTATTAAACCTTAATTCATTAATTCATACGAATAACTTTATATTTTATTGAATTGATTACGTGGATTTAGGTTTACACAGTCAATATTTATTCTACAATGGGAGAAGGCTTAATAAATAGGTCTAAGCAACCTCATTGTAATGTCTACGGACATAATGTGGGTTATTGGTGGACCGCAGGGTGGTGGTATAGATACTGGCGCCAATGTCTTCATGAGGTCTGTTGCCAGGGCTGGTTACTACGTAATTGGCGATAGGGAATACTTCTCAAACATTAAGGGTAGGCATAGCTACTTCATGGTTAGGGTTAGTGATGAACCCAAGGGAGGATTACTAAGTACAATAGATATATTAGTAGTCCTTGATGCAGAATCCGTATTCACTCACTTCCAGGATGTTAAGCGCGGTGGTTATGTAATCGTTGATACATCAATATTCAATACAAAGCTTGATCAACTGCAATACATGGAGGATGAACTCAAGGAGAGACTCAGGGAATTTTTCAGTAAGTCTGGTATTGAGCCCACGGTTAAGGGTATCATTGACTACCTGAGGAATAACGGTATTAATGTATTAACCATGCACTATGCCGACCTACTGCAGGAGGTTAAGAAGAAACTTCATGATATTGACCT
This is a stretch of genomic DNA from Vulcanisaeta moutnovskia 768-28. It encodes these proteins:
- the hisS gene encoding histidine--tRNA ligase, which codes for MVFDDKDLRPVRGMRDLTPEEYYPMFQVFDKLARVAESFGYLRVETPALEYYEILKAKAGEDVINEIYYFKDKAGREVGLRFDMTVPVARVISYRVDVPKPIRWYYITKVWRYDEPQHGRYREFHQFGIEFIGSSSIRADAEILAVGVEALRSLDIGDFRIRINDRRIIEQLLSKFGIPSDVKPSVLRIMDKRGKVPDEELLEMLRNLELSNDTAQEVLRLANTSESLDKAIGSFRELGVSDDFIKYYNELMEFLDMYGIRSYMDLDMGIVRGLDYYTGIVFEMYVTDYKLSVGGGGRYDNLIEIYSGKPMPASGFAMGIERLLEVLEQRGSLKRGLPQIDYYVYVLSNEKNYLSLGYRLASILRAGGSKVVMDTGEKSLRSALEYASKINARYFIIIGPKEISRGVVKVRDMSNWSEREAPLIEFGINV
- a CDS encoding prepilin peptidase; translation: MINAYLLLTVDYVFAIIIQIIASIQDLMTREISDWTWIIGSIICIPLGLYSVFVLGQLLLYIIGVVIGSAFAFMAYWLRAMGGADSKSIAFISASIPTISASNMALTVINITPLSVLINSLIIALIMYIPYNVIQNIRYGSNCEALARVKGFNKLIYLITLMCVPAHRVFRNPNNYAISQVLIGNEFQPVIRLGLDVEDPRESLIEWLSQGRISIDTPVLTSYHIPFIVPITLGLLMYVLTHINFLVLALASL
- a CDS encoding thiolase domain-containing protein, producing MSRRVAIIGVGWYGFRPVVEEASFREMMFEAAARAYEDAGGINPRTDIDAFASCQEDFWEGIAIADEFAPEPIGGALKPVFTTPGDGLQCVANAYMMIKTGQFDVVVAESHAKPSDIANMHDVMLFGMDPLTVRAINTPNYHALAALEAQAYMSRYNVTREALAYVVVKDRRNALYNERASYGANLTIDEVLSSPYTVSPLTKLDIAPFVDASVVVVLAGEDVARRYTDTPVWVDGIHWITEDPSLEFHSWEFPMHAMKAAEAAYKIAGIQDPIKELHFAEVDSRYSFKELQFIEALKLAPIGEAHKLLLEGAFDRDGLFPVNPSGGALGEGVPLEVHGLARLVNAVLQLRGEAGRMQLNRAERAVVHSWRGVPTTTSVVAVLSR
- a CDS encoding thiolase domain-containing protein; its protein translation is MSRNIYVKHRPAVIGAGLTLFRRRMLETPKELAWIAAKQALDEAGLTLKDIDCVVIGSAPDTFDGVHFKGEYLADGSGGVGKPTMRVFVGGATGVMVPIAAWWHVASGHCKTVLAVAEEKMSSADIPHPQAVFRYIWDPITEVPLQPNLIWIFAMEMHRYMYKCGAKKEDIALVSVKNKRNALDHPAAQVAANITVDDVLKSEMLVWPVQLLDISPVSDGAAAFIVASEDVARRQTDTPVWIDGVGWTLDTTSWTNRDLAFPEYANVAAQMAYRMAGITNPRREIDVAEVYDPFDYKELHHMEGLGLAKKCEAPKLTKEGVTQRDGDLPINPSGGLLGVGNPIAAAGTMKVAEIYWQLAGKAGKRQVRKPAYTGLAHAWGDLMQASTVVVMRV
- a CDS encoding DUF6282 family protein, producing the protein MIMINTRDLLRGAFDFHVHSAPDIVPRLLDDVDLARLYRDYGFGGFIIKNHYSPTYDRAYLVRKIVEDIEIFGGVVLNNSVGGLNPRIVYVAGRSGAKIVWFPTVDSANERSSLLNWRDKPNPPAWARAQLELYERGLLGNALSIFDEDGRIKPEVDEILDLIKEFNMILATGHLSPSEGMQLVKRAAERGVRKIIVTHPEFPMTKYSIEQQRELANYSVYFERCYQSVLAGRASINDVVKAIRETGVERNILSTDLGQVHNEPPPRGYAKFIEQLMNEGFTREEIEVMTKENQRKLLY
- a CDS encoding hydantoinase/oxoprolinase family protein encodes the protein MAVVAVDVGGTFTDFVILKSDGTIYSIKILSTPRSPEVAVLDGLRRIREPISEVLHATTIGTNTLLGQVGLEIPKVALFTTKGFRDVIEIGRQNRPRLYDLFFDKPRPLVPRELRFEVDERVLADGTVAKQVDPRAVEEYAVKARSMGVVSVAVSYLHSYINPVNEEVTGDVLRKYFRYVSLSSKIAPEPREYERTSTTVVNAVLMPIVSEYIARFSEGLKELNIDRFYIMSSAGGLIDANEAMERPVQLIESGPAAGAVAVAEFSRLIGAENIIGFDMGGTTAKASSILKHEPEVTTEYEVGGEAHHGRLIKGSGYPVRFPFIDLAEVSSGGGTIIWRDEAGALRVGPISAGADPGPICYGRGGRESTLTDANVALGRIGEYLLGGEMRLDRDAAIKGLSRLGDPINVALEAIRLATIEMARAVRLVTVERGLDPRDFTLMAFGGAGPQFAPYIAEELGINSVIVPPEPGAFSALGLLMADERFEVRASFPRNLEDEFRRLEDELLSRLGRVDYFLRYADVRYIGQGWELTIPVGKPASMGDVEKAFNDRHYATYGFKLNKPIEVVTIRVFAVITRIKPRFKATKAEGEAKPRSFRKVFFDEWIEVPIYWREEIPTGQVIDGPAIIEEYGSTIVIPPRWKAAVGKHGEVRIMH
- the thiM gene encoding hydroxyethylthiazole kinase; translated protein: MMINYWEDLQRIRSKRPLIHHLMNYVVMNDAANVTLAVGASPIMAHAREEVEELAAKADALYINIGTLDDRWIESFLLAGKAANKNNVPVLLDPVGAGATRLRTETVLRILNEVEVSVLKGNGGEMMTLAGVVGMIKGVDSLGEANLEIAERLAREYGVTAVITGPRDYVSDGKRGAIVSNGTPMLQYITGSGCMVGSVIASFMAINKDLLIASVEGLVTFEIAAEKAEKKSSGPASLKVNLIDELYNMKSSDYELAKIEFKE
- a CDS encoding acryloyl-coenzyme A reductase, producing MKAVVVYDKGKYEIRDIPMPRLNDGDVLIKINYAALCYRDLLQLAGYYPRMKYPVILGHEAVGVVVESRDPRFKPGDRVVPLLHEPDGACEFCMRGLDSYCINALSYGENIDGFFAEYARVSANALVKVPSGVPDELAAFTPCVIAMVYKGLKRAGLMHGETVVVTGASGGVGIHAIQLARALGARVIAITRSPDKAKFIKQFADETTTEQRFSKVVKDLTNNVGADIVIEAVGTPTLEESLRSLRNGGRIIIIGNVNPDESYSLRLGYLIMKDIAIIGNVRSHKSDVAETFKVLSRGLIKPIIASTYSLDKFNDALEFMRNNSRIGKVLIKP